The proteins below come from a single Miscanthus floridulus cultivar M001 chromosome 1, ASM1932011v1, whole genome shotgun sequence genomic window:
- the LOC136481069 gene encoding protein DEFECTIVE IN EXINE FORMATION 1-like: MRPLLALAAACALLVAAGAAAAEEAKNSTNKFRQREASDDMLAYPHLDEDALLQTKCPKHVELRWQTEVSSSIYATPLVADINSDGKLEVVVPSFVHYLEVLEGTDGDKVPGWPAFHQSNVHSSPLLYDIDQDGVREIALATYNGVVNFFRVSGYMMMDKLEVPRRKVRKDWYVGLNPDPVDRSHPDVHDSSIAKEATSKETPVIDQNKSGSMEGGEALKNTSEQHSVETKLNSTQAQENVQLPNNLNDTHSGSISSVTTEAENTSQSHTQRRLLQTADKSDEQTGSSKTHESDSGAKVAATVEKSELLDEDADASFDLFRDPEDLPDEYNYDYDDDVDYRLWGDEDWKEQEHEKAEDYVSIDAHILSTPVIADIDKDGVQEMVIAVSYFFDHEYYRDSDHAKELEGIDIGKYVASSIVVFNLDTRQVKWAAELDLSTDTVNFRAHVFSSPTVVDLDGDGYLDILIGTAYGYFYVIDHRGKVRNKFPLEMAEIHAPVIAADINDDGKIEMVTTDSHGNVAAWTAEGEEIWEVHLKSLIPQRPTVGDVNGDGHTDVVVPTVSGNIYVLSGKDGSKIQPFPYRTHGRIMSPVLLLDMSKHGENAKGLTLATTSFDGYLYLIEGSSGCADVVDIGETSYTMVLADNVDGGDDLDLIVTTMNGNVFCFSTQSSHHPLKEWRSSNQGRNNAAYQYNREGIYVKHGSRTFRDEEGKNFWVEFEIVDKYRVPYGNQAPYNVTVTLLVPGNYQGDRRIVVSGVYHQPGKQRMMLPTVPVRTTGTVVVEMIDKNGLYFSDEFSLTFHMHYYKLLKWLLLLPMLGMFGVLVILRPQEGAPLPSFSRNID, translated from the exons ATGCGTCCCCTTCTGGCCCTCGCCGCCGCGTGCGCCCTCCTCGtggccgccggcgccgcggcggcggaggaggcgaAGAACTCCACCAACAAGTTCCGGCAGCGCGAGGCCAGCGATGACATGCTCGCCTACCCCCACCT agatgaagatgcttTATTGCAAACCAAATGTCCAAAGCATGTGGAGCTGAGATGGCAGACTGAAGTTAGTTCCAGCATTTATGCAACTCCTTTGGTCGCTGATATCAACAG TGATGGAAAATTGGAAGTAGTGGTGCCATCATTTGTTCATTACTTAGAAGTTCTTGAAGGCACTGATGGAGACAAAGTGCCAG GATGGCCTGCATTTCATCAGTCAAATGTTCATTCAAGTCCTCTTCTCTATGACATTGACCAGGATGGTGTACGGGAAATAGCTTTGGCTACTTACAACGGTGTTGTAAATTTCTTTAG GGTGTCAGGTTATATGATGATGGACAAGCTTGAGGTACCTCGTAGAAAAGTACGTAAAGATTGGTATGTTGGGCTAAATCCAGATCCAGTTGACCGCTCTCATCCAGATGTTCATGACAGTTCAATCGCCAAAGAGGCTACTTCTAAGGAAACTCCGGTAATAGATCAGAATAAATCAG GAAGTATGGAGGGAGGTGAGGCCCTGAAAAATACATCCGAACAACACTCAGTTGAAACAAAACTTAATTCTACCCAAGCGCAAGAGAATGTGCAGTTGCCGAATAATTTAAACGACACTCATTCTGGGAGCATCTCTAGTGTTACTACTGAAGCAGAGAATACATCACAATCACATACTCAGAGACGCTTGCTTCAAACAGCTGACAAAAGTGACGAGCAAACAGGAAGCTCAAAAACTCACGAAAGTGATTCGGGAGCAAAAGTAGCAGCCACTGTTGAAAAAAGTGAGCTtctagatgaagatgcagatGCATCATTTGACTTGTTTCGGGATCcagaagatctacctgatgagtACAATTATGATTATGATGACGATGTTGATTATCGTTTGTGGGGAGATGAGGACTGGAAAGAACAAGAACATGAGAAAGCGGAAGATTATGTCAGCATAGACGCCCACATCTTGTCCACCCCA GTAATCGCAGATATTGACAAAGATGGTGTACAAGAAATGGTGATTGCTGTATCATACTTCTTTGATCATGA ATATTATCGTGATTCAGATCATGCAAAAGAACTGGAAGGAATTGACATTGGAAAATATGTCGCAAGCAGTATAGTTGTCTttaaccttgacactcggcaagtTAAATGGGCTGCAGAGCTTGATTTGAGCACAGATACTGTAAATTTCCGTGCTCATGTATTTTCCTCTCCAACTGTGGTTGATTTGGATGGTGATGGATATTTGGACATCCTTATTGGAACTGCCTATGGCTATTTTTATGTTATCGATCATCGAG GTAAGGTTAGGAACAAATTCCCCCTTGAGATGGCAGAGATCCATGCACCAGTCATTGCTGCGGACATCAATGATGATGGCAAAATTGAGATGGTTACCACTGATTCCCATGGAAATGTAGCAGCATGGACTGCTGAGGGAGAAGAAATCTGGGAAGTGCATCTAAAGAGTCTGATTCCACAG AGACCTACTGTTGGTGATGTCAATGGAGATGGCCACACTGATGTTGTGGTCCCAACTGTGTCAGGAAACATCTATGTTCTCAGTGGAAAGGATGGCTCAAAAATCCAACCTTTCCCATATAGAACACATGGAAGAATCATGAGTCCTGTTCTACTGCTCGACATGAGTAAACATGGAGAAAATGCAAAAGGGCTAACTCTTGCTACAACATCCTTTGATGGTTATTTATATCTGATCGAGGGATCTAGTGGCTGTGCTGATGTTGTCGACATTGGAGAGACCTC GTACACTATGGTTTTGGCTGACAATGTGGATGGTGGAGATGACCTTGATCTTATTGTTACCACTATGAATGGAAACGTCTTCTGCTTTTCCACGCAGTCATCACACCATCCACTTAAG GAATGGCGGTCATCAAACCAAGGAAGGAATAATGCTGCATATCAGTACAACCGTGAAGGTATTTATGTTAAGCATGGTTCCAGGACCTTCCGTGATGAAGAGGGCAAGAATTTCTGGGTAGAGTTTGAAATCGTTGACAAGTACAGAGTGCCCTATGGGAATCAGGCTCCTTATAACGTGACG GTAACTTTACTTGTTCCAGGGAATTATCAAGGAGATAGGCGCATTGTGGTCAGTGGTGTGTATCATCAACCAGGGAAGCAACGAATGATGCTTCCCACTGTTCCTGTTAGAACTACTGGAACTGTGGTCGTGGAGATGATTGATAAAAATGGGCTGTATTTCTCCGATGAGTTCTCACTCACCTTCCACATGCATTACTATAAGCTGCTGAAATGGCTTCTGCTACTGCCAATGCTTGGAATGTTTGGTGTTCTCGTCATCTTGCGCCCCCAAGAAGGTGCACCACTGCCATCGTTTTCACGGAATATTGACTAG